In Polaribacter sp. Hel_I_88, the following proteins share a genomic window:
- a CDS encoding aminodeoxychorismate/anthranilate synthase component II produces the protein MKILILDNYDSFTYNLVHMVEKITGIFPAVFRNDEISLEDVNKYDMIMLSPGPGIPDEAGILKDVIKKYTGIKPIFGVCLGLQAITEVFGGKIINLEDVFHGVATEMEVTLEEATIFKDVPKKFLAARYHSWAATDEGFPEELQVTARDEDGLIQAIEHKIYPISAVQFHPESILTDVGEQLVTNFIEKYKSPS, from the coding sequence ATGAAAATATTAATTTTAGACAATTACGATTCGTTTACCTACAATTTGGTGCACATGGTAGAAAAAATTACAGGAATTTTCCCTGCAGTTTTTAGAAACGATGAAATCAGTTTGGAAGATGTAAATAAGTATGACATGATTATGCTATCTCCAGGACCTGGAATTCCTGATGAAGCAGGAATCTTAAAAGATGTCATTAAAAAATACACAGGCATCAAACCTATATTTGGTGTTTGTTTGGGTTTGCAAGCAATCACAGAAGTTTTTGGTGGAAAAATCATCAATTTAGAGGATGTTTTTCACGGAGTTGCTACAGAAATGGAAGTAACTTTAGAAGAAGCAACTATTTTTAAAGATGTTCCTAAAAAGTTTTTAGCTGCAAGATATCACTCTTGGGCTGCAACAGATGAAGGTTTTCCAGAAGAATTGCAAGTTACAGCAAGAGATGAAGATGGTTTAATTCAAGCAATTGAACATAAAATTTATCCAATTTCTGCTGTTCAGTTTCATCCAGAATCTATTTTAACTGATGTTGGTGAGCAATTGGTTACGAATTTTATAGAAAAATACAAAAGCCCATCCTAA
- the trpD gene encoding anthranilate phosphoribosyltransferase yields the protein MKNILNKLYNHERLSKSEATQVLKDIAAEKYNDAHLASFMTVFMMRPITADELSGFRNALNELAIKVDLSDYNTIDIVGTGGDGKDTFNISTLTSFIVAGTGQKVAKHGNYSVSSQSGSSDMLESFGYNFTNDESILREHLEKANICFLHAPKFHPAMKAVSATRKALALKTFFNMLGPLVNPSSPKNHMLGTFNLETARLYNYILQEENINYGIIHALDGYDEISLTSSFKFFTKSGEQIINPEDLGQKRIQQSAIFGGNSVADAAKIFKSILEGNGTEAQNNVVLTNAAFALTIVDDKKSFETAFEEAKDSLFGLKAKQTLGKLVSL from the coding sequence ATGAAGAACATTTTAAACAAATTATATAATCACGAAAGATTGTCAAAATCTGAAGCTACACAAGTCTTAAAAGATATTGCTGCAGAGAAATATAATGATGCACATTTAGCATCTTTTATGACCGTTTTTATGATGCGTCCAATTACAGCAGATGAACTTTCTGGTTTTAGAAATGCGTTAAACGAATTGGCCATCAAAGTAGATTTATCAGACTATAATACCATCGATATTGTTGGAACTGGAGGTGATGGAAAAGATACGTTTAACATATCAACCTTAACCTCTTTTATTGTGGCAGGAACAGGACAAAAAGTTGCAAAACATGGTAACTATTCTGTTTCTTCGCAATCTGGTTCCTCTGATATGTTGGAAAGTTTTGGGTATAATTTTACCAATGATGAAAGTATTTTGCGTGAGCATTTAGAAAAAGCAAATATTTGTTTTTTACACGCGCCAAAATTTCATCCAGCAATGAAAGCTGTGAGTGCAACAAGAAAAGCATTGGCTTTAAAAACGTTCTTTAATATGTTAGGACCTTTGGTAAACCCAAGTTCGCCAAAAAACCATATGTTAGGAACTTTTAATTTAGAAACTGCACGTTTGTACAATTACATTTTACAGGAAGAAAACATTAATTACGGAATTATTCACGCTTTAGATGGTTATGATGAAATTTCGTTAACAAGTAGCTTTAAGTTCTTTACTAAAAGTGGAGAGCAAATTATAAATCCAGAGGATTTAGGGCAGAAACGAATTCAGCAATCAGCAATATTTGGTGGAAATTCTGTTGCAGATGCAGCAAAAATTTTCAAATCTATTTTAGAAGGTAATGGAACTGAAGCTCAAAATAATGTAGTGTTAACAAATGCTGCTTTTGCCTTAACAATAGTTGATGATAAAAAGTCTTTTGAAACTGCTTTTGAGGAAGCAAAAGATTCGCTTTTTGGCTTGAAAGCAAAACAAACCTTAGGGAAATTAGTAAGTTTATAA
- the trpC gene encoding indole-3-glycerol phosphate synthase TrpC encodes MTILDKIIAFKKKEIAKIKAEVPVQKLVQSPKFKRSTISLKKSLLEVGSTGIIAEFKRQSPSKGIINDKATIADVTNGYLDANVAAQSILTDTSFFGGTMADLMEARVINQIKPILRKDFVVDGFQIVEAKAIGADVILLIASCLTSTELKNYGNLATDLGLEVLYEVHTQEDLDKINDLDNKIIGINNRNLKTFEVDLEHSIKLSNQIPDSCLKISESGISDPKIIVGLKEFGFHGFLIGENFMIAENPGEACKEFISQIR; translated from the coding sequence ATGACTATATTAGATAAAATAATCGCATTTAAAAAGAAGGAAATTGCTAAAATAAAAGCAGAAGTTCCTGTTCAGAAATTAGTACAAAGTCCTAAGTTTAAAAGATCTACAATTTCTTTAAAAAAGTCATTGTTAGAAGTTGGTTCAACAGGAATTATTGCTGAATTTAAACGTCAATCTCCATCAAAAGGAATAATTAACGACAAAGCTACCATTGCTGATGTTACCAATGGATATTTAGACGCAAATGTGGCAGCTCAATCAATTTTAACAGATACTTCTTTTTTTGGAGGAACTATGGCAGATTTGATGGAAGCAAGAGTTATCAACCAAATAAAACCAATTTTAAGAAAAGATTTTGTGGTTGATGGGTTTCAGATCGTGGAAGCAAAAGCCATTGGTGCAGATGTAATTTTATTGATAGCTTCGTGTTTAACATCCACAGAATTGAAAAACTATGGAAATTTGGCAACAGATTTAGGTTTGGAAGTTTTATATGAAGTGCATACGCAAGAAGATTTAGATAAAATTAATGATTTGGACAATAAAATTATCGGCATCAATAATAGAAATTTAAAAACTTTTGAAGTTGATTTAGAACATTCTATTAAGCTATCAAATCAAATTCCTGATTCTTGTTTAAAGATTTCTGAAAGTGGAATTTCGGATCCTAAAATTATTGTTGGTCTAAAAGAATTTGGTTTTCATGGTTTTTTAATTGGTGAAAATTTTATGATAGCAGAAAATCCAGGAGAAGCTTGCAAAGAGTTTATTAGTCAAATAAGATAG
- a CDS encoding DNA-deoxyinosine glycosylase produces the protein MNNKSKHIKNDSSLLPFGETGAISLDPILPQNPTIFILGTKPGNLELRKQEYYANNGNAFWRIIYELTEEVFSKNYAERIDVLLRNNIAIWDIIQFGERVRPGAQNVKNEVPNPINEIIEMYPSVKQIIFNGQKAHDLYHKHFTKIKGITYETVLSTSPANTRFSFREKLNNWRESIL, from the coding sequence TTGAATAATAAAAGTAAACATATAAAAAACGATTCCAGCTTGCTCCCCTTTGGGGAAACAGGGGCTATTTCTCTTGATCCTATCTTACCTCAAAATCCGACAATATTTATTTTAGGAACGAAACCAGGGAATCTTGAATTAAGGAAACAAGAATATTATGCAAATAATGGAAATGCATTCTGGAGAATTATTTATGAATTAACAGAGGAAGTTTTTAGTAAAAATTATGCAGAAAGAATAGATGTTTTATTACGAAATAATATTGCAATTTGGGATATTATTCAGTTTGGGGAACGAGTAAGACCTGGAGCGCAGAATGTGAAAAATGAAGTCCCAAATCCTATCAATGAAATCATTGAAATGTATCCATCAGTGAAACAGATTATTTTTAATGGTCAAAAAGCGCATGATTTATATCACAAGCATTTTACCAAAATTAAAGGTATAACTTATGAAACAGTTTTATCTACAAGTCCTGCAAATACAAGGTTTTCGTTTAGGGAAAAGTTAAATAATTGGAGAGAAAGCATACTATAA
- a CDS encoding phosphoribosylanthranilate isomerase translates to MKYVENIQDVAALQPDYLGFIFYEKSKRNFEGIIPDLPASIKKTGVFVNEHIEIVISLIEEYRLDAIQLHGDESEKYVADLKNHLEERRALFIEENKEIKKKKNQHYISKLPIEIIKVFGIKDEFNFDVLKPYLEVVDYFLFDTKGKERGGNGTKFDWTVLEKYPFQKPFFLSGGIGLDDLEQVKIIAKSNLPIYALDVNSKFENEPGRKKISELEKFKKEIFV, encoded by the coding sequence ATGAAATATGTAGAAAACATCCAAGATGTTGCTGCTTTACAACCTGATTATTTAGGGTTTATTTTCTATGAAAAATCGAAAAGAAACTTTGAAGGTATTATTCCTGATTTACCAGCATCCATAAAAAAAACAGGCGTTTTTGTAAATGAACATATCGAAATTGTTATCTCATTAATTGAAGAATACAGGTTAGATGCCATTCAATTACATGGAGATGAATCAGAAAAATATGTGGCTGATTTAAAAAATCACTTGGAAGAGAGAAGAGCTTTGTTCATTGAAGAAAATAAAGAAATCAAAAAGAAGAAAAATCAACATTATATTTCTAAATTACCCATAGAAATTATTAAAGTTTTTGGAATTAAGGATGAATTTAATTTTGATGTTTTAAAACCTTATTTAGAAGTTGTAGATTATTTTTTATTCGATACAAAAGGAAAAGAAAGAGGAGGAAATGGTACTAAATTCGATTGGACTGTTTTAGAAAAATATCCTTTTCAAAAACCTTTCTTTTTAAGCGGAGGAATTGGTTTGGATGATTTAGAACAAGTAAAAATAATAGCAAAATCTAATTTACCTATTTACGCTCTAGATGTAAATAGTAAATTTGAAAACGAACCAGGAAGAAAGAAAATAAGCGAGTTAGAAAAATTTAAAAAAGAAATTTTTGTTTAA
- the trpB gene encoding tryptophan synthase subunit beta translates to MKSKFQPDKNGYFGQFGGAFIPELLYPNVKELEDNYVQIIESEEFQTEYKALLKDFVGRPTPLYLAKSLSEKHGAYIYLKREDLCHTGAHKVNNTVGQILIAKKLGKTKIIAETGAGQHGVATATVCALMGLDCTVFMGEKDIVRQAPNVARMKMLGAKVVPATSGSKTLKDATNEAIRYWIQNPETFYLIGSVVGPHPHPDMVARLQAIISEEMKWQLKEKTGKENPDTIIACVGGGSNAAGAFYHYMEDESVELIAVEAAGLGVNSGESAATSQLGEVGIIHGSKTILMQDEYGQIVEPYSISAGLDYPGVGPLHAYLYESKRAKFMSATDQEALDAGFELSKLEGIIPALETAHALAILSKIEFKKDQVVVINLSGRGDKDLDTFIKYLKE, encoded by the coding sequence ATGAAATCAAAATTTCAACCAGATAAAAACGGATATTTTGGCCAATTTGGAGGCGCATTCATTCCAGAATTGTTGTACCCGAATGTAAAAGAATTAGAAGATAATTATGTTCAAATCATAGAATCTGAGGAGTTTCAAACTGAATACAAAGCATTATTAAAAGATTTTGTTGGAAGACCAACACCTTTGTATTTGGCTAAAAGTTTATCAGAAAAACATGGTGCTTATATTTATTTAAAACGTGAAGATCTTTGTCATACAGGAGCTCATAAAGTGAACAATACAGTTGGGCAAATTTTGATCGCTAAAAAGCTAGGCAAAACAAAAATTATTGCAGAAACAGGTGCTGGTCAACATGGAGTTGCAACTGCTACAGTTTGCGCTTTAATGGGTTTAGATTGTACTGTTTTTATGGGTGAAAAAGATATTGTTCGTCAAGCACCAAACGTTGCCAGAATGAAAATGCTAGGTGCAAAAGTTGTGCCTGCAACTTCTGGTTCTAAAACGCTAAAAGATGCTACGAATGAAGCCATCAGATATTGGATTCAGAATCCTGAAACGTTTTATTTAATTGGTTCTGTAGTTGGACCACATCCACATCCAGATATGGTTGCACGTCTGCAAGCTATTATTTCTGAAGAGATGAAATGGCAGTTAAAAGAAAAAACAGGGAAAGAAAATCCTGATACAATTATTGCGTGTGTTGGTGGAGGAAGTAATGCTGCTGGTGCTTTTTATCATTATATGGAGGATGAATCTGTAGAATTAATTGCGGTTGAAGCTGCTGGTTTAGGTGTAAATTCTGGCGAAAGTGCTGCAACTTCTCAATTAGGAGAAGTTGGGATTATTCACGGTTCTAAAACTATTTTAATGCAAGATGAATATGGACAAATTGTAGAACCTTATTCTATCTCAGCTGGGTTAGATTATCCTGGAGTTGGTCCTTTACATGCGTATTTATACGAAAGTAAAAGAGCAAAATTTATGAGTGCAACAGATCAAGAAGCTTTGGATGCAGGTTTTGAGTTATCAAAATTAGAGGGAATTATTCCTGCATTAGAAACTGCCCATGCTTTAGCTATTTTATCTAAAATTGAGTTTAAGAAAGATCAAGTTGTTGTGATTAATTTATCTGGAAGAGGAGATAAAGATTTAGATACTTTTATTAAATATTTAAAGGAATAA
- the trpA gene encoding tryptophan synthase subunit alpha: protein MNSIQQLFQEKDKNLLSIYFTCGYPKLDDTTKVIHQLEKSNVDFIEVGLPYSDPLADGPTIQASSQKALENGINLDIVFEQLMTIKSTNKTPLVLMGYLNQMLKYGEAKFCEKVVECGIDTLIIPDLPMVEFENHYQQLFDTYGLTNVFLITPHTSEERIKKIDMYTKAFIYVVASSSITGAKGEISSQQIAYFERIKAMNLQSKLIIGFGISDKATFNTACKFANGAIIGSAFIKDIGKNGVDKIDEFIKPILA from the coding sequence ATGAATTCGATTCAACAATTATTTCAAGAAAAAGATAAAAATCTTTTATCAATATATTTTACATGTGGGTATCCAAAGTTAGACGATACCACTAAAGTTATTCATCAATTAGAAAAAAGTAACGTAGATTTTATTGAAGTGGGTTTGCCTTATTCTGATCCTTTAGCAGATGGCCCAACAATTCAAGCTAGCAGTCAAAAAGCCTTAGAAAATGGTATCAATTTAGATATTGTTTTTGAACAGTTGATGACGATTAAATCAACGAATAAAACACCTTTAGTTTTAATGGGATATTTGAACCAAATGCTAAAATATGGTGAAGCTAAATTTTGTGAAAAAGTAGTAGAATGTGGTATTGACACTTTGATAATTCCTGATTTGCCAATGGTAGAGTTTGAAAATCATTATCAACAATTGTTTGATACATATGGTTTAACAAACGTGTTTTTAATTACACCTCATACATCAGAAGAAAGAATTAAAAAAATAGATATGTATACAAAAGCTTTTATTTATGTGGTTGCATCCTCTTCCATTACAGGTGCAAAAGGAGAAATTTCTAGTCAGCAAATTGCCTATTTTGAAAGAATAAAAGCAATGAACTTACAAAGTAAATTAATTATTGGTTTTGGAATTTCTGATAAAGCTACTTTTAACACGGCTTGTAAATTCGCAAATGGAGCTATTATTGGTTCTGCTTTTATAAAAGATATAGGAAAAAATGGTGTTGATAAAATAGATGAATTTATCAAACCAATTTTAGCATAA
- a CDS encoding FKBP-type peptidyl-prolyl cis-trans isomerase — protein sequence MKSYAYLFLSLILFTSCLNDDDTIELQTEADIIKYINDNNLNGIKTDSGLYYVINEEGTGNTPKDDSVVNIDYKISFLDGSSLGQSESEIIELRQIIPGLREGIKLFKQGGEGIILIPYELAYGLSGNNTGTIPGGKVLVFEIKVNVADYLLENEAAILNYLDTNNLIATKTDSGLYYVVNNEGTGANPTSNSNVTVAYKGYFLDGTVFDESDADGISFNLNQVIPGWTEGITYFKEGGDGILLIPYNLGYGVYGNNTIPRVSVLIFDVNLKSIN from the coding sequence ATGAAATCATACGCATATCTTTTTTTATCATTAATTCTTTTTACATCGTGTTTAAATGATGATGATACTATCGAACTCCAAACTGAGGCTGATATTATAAAATATATAAATGATAATAACTTAAATGGTATAAAAACTGATTCTGGTTTATATTATGTAATTAATGAGGAAGGAACAGGTAATACTCCAAAAGATGATTCTGTGGTTAATATCGATTACAAAATATCTTTTTTAGACGGAAGTTCTTTGGGGCAAAGCGAGTCAGAAATAATTGAATTGAGACAAATAATTCCAGGTTTAAGAGAAGGAATCAAGCTTTTTAAACAAGGAGGAGAAGGGATTATATTAATACCATATGAACTCGCTTACGGTTTGTCTGGTAATAATACTGGCACAATACCTGGAGGAAAAGTTTTAGTTTTTGAAATAAAAGTAAACGTAGCAGATTACCTTTTAGAGAACGAAGCTGCTATTTTAAATTATCTTGATACCAATAATTTAATTGCTACAAAAACAGATTCTGGCTTATATTATGTTGTTAATAATGAAGGAACAGGAGCTAACCCAACAAGTAATTCTAATGTAACAGTTGCTTACAAAGGATACTTTTTAGATGGAACTGTATTTGATGAAAGCGATGCTGATGGAATATCTTTCAATTTAAACCAAGTAATTCCAGGTTGGACAGAAGGAATAACCTATTTTAAGGAGGGTGGAGATGGTATTTTGTTAATTCCGTATAATTTAGGTTATGGCGTTTATGGAAATAATACCATACCAAGAGTATCTGTTTTAATTTTTGATGTCAACTTGAAAAGTATTAATTGA
- a CDS encoding amidohydrolase, with protein MKSKIFIFIFSIFLVSCAKEEVDLIVFNANTYTVNELFEVVEAFAVKDGKFVAIGTNEEIQNQFKAKDTINAKEQTIMPGFIDAHCHFYRMGLQQQKVSLEGTKSYQEVLDKLVAFQKEKNVQFITGRGWDQNDWEIKEFPTKEKLDVLFPKIPVAIRRVDGHALLVNQAAIDLAGITKDTKVSGGEIILKNGQITGVLIDAAMNFIKIPEPTKQEAIQGLLDAQEICFSYGLTTVDDAGLDRNTIELIDELQQQNSLKMRIYAMVSGDKQEQIDYYINKGITKTDRLNVRSFKVYGDGALGSRGAAMRKPYSDRENHFGALIYPPERYQEIAKQIVASEFQMNTHAIGDSTNTWLLKTYKDVLKDEEDRRWRIEHAQIVSSKDFQDFNNIMPSVQPTHATSDMYWAQERIGRDRMRGAYAYRNLLNRYGKIALGTDFPVEEVNPFLTFFSATFRRDLEGYPEYGFQMENKLSREETLRGMTIWAAFSNFEEDEKGSIEVGKFADFIILDQDIMKIYGNEIPKTKVVATYLNGEKVY; from the coding sequence ATGAAAAGTAAGATATTTATATTTATTTTTTCAATCTTTTTAGTATCCTGTGCTAAGGAAGAAGTAGATCTAATTGTTTTTAACGCTAATACATATACAGTTAATGAACTGTTTGAAGTTGTAGAAGCTTTTGCAGTAAAAGACGGGAAATTTGTTGCCATTGGTACTAATGAAGAAATTCAAAATCAGTTTAAAGCCAAAGACACAATTAATGCAAAAGAACAGACAATAATGCCTGGTTTTATTGATGCACATTGTCATTTTTATAGAATGGGCTTGCAACAGCAAAAAGTATCTTTAGAAGGTACAAAAAGTTACCAAGAAGTTTTAGATAAGTTGGTTGCTTTTCAAAAAGAGAAAAACGTTCAATTTATTACAGGTCGTGGTTGGGACCAAAATGACTGGGAAATTAAAGAGTTTCCAACAAAAGAAAAATTAGATGTTCTTTTTCCTAAGATTCCTGTTGCTATTCGCAGAGTAGATGGCCATGCTTTACTAGTAAATCAAGCTGCTATAGATTTAGCCGGAATTACAAAAGACACTAAAGTTTCTGGTGGAGAAATTATTTTAAAAAATGGACAAATAACTGGTGTCTTAATTGATGCAGCTATGAATTTTATAAAAATTCCTGAACCTACTAAACAAGAAGCAATTCAAGGATTATTAGATGCTCAAGAAATTTGTTTTTCTTATGGTTTAACAACGGTTGATGACGCTGGTTTAGATAGAAATACCATAGAGTTAATTGACGAATTGCAACAGCAAAATTCTTTAAAAATGCGAATTTATGCAATGGTGTCTGGAGATAAGCAAGAACAAATTGATTATTACATTAACAAAGGAATTACAAAAACAGATCGCTTAAATGTGCGCTCTTTTAAAGTTTATGGAGATGGAGCTTTGGGATCTAGAGGTGCTGCAATGCGTAAACCTTATTCAGATAGAGAAAACCATTTTGGAGCTTTAATTTATCCTCCAGAAAGATACCAAGAAATTGCAAAACAGATTGTGGCTTCAGAGTTTCAAATGAATACACATGCTATTGGAGACTCAACAAATACTTGGTTACTAAAAACTTATAAAGATGTTTTGAAAGATGAGGAAGATAGACGTTGGAGAATTGAACACGCTCAAATTGTGTCTTCTAAAGATTTTCAAGATTTTAATAACATAATGCCTTCTGTACAACCCACACATGCAACTTCAGATATGTATTGGGCACAAGAAAGAATTGGTAGAGATAGAATGAGAGGTGCTTATGCTTACAGAAATTTATTAAATAGATATGGAAAAATTGCCTTAGGAACAGATTTTCCTGTGGAAGAAGTAAACCCATTTTTAACTTTTTTCTCAGCTACTTTTAGAAGAGATTTAGAGGGTTATCCTGAGTATGGTTTTCAGATGGAAAACAAATTATCGAGAGAAGAAACTTTAAGAGGAATGACTATTTGGGCCGCTTTTTCTAATTTTGAAGAAGATGAAAAAGGCTCTATTGAAGTTGGTAAATTTGCAGATTTTATAATCTTAGATCAAGATATTATGAAAATCTACGGAAATGAAATTCCTAAAACGAAAGTAGTTGCAACGTATTTAAATGGAGAAAAGGTTTATTAA
- a CDS encoding thymidylate synthase encodes MKQYHDLVKHVLENGNEKGDRTGTGTKSVFGYQMRFDLREGFPMVTTKKLHLKSIIYELLWFIKGDTNINYLKENGVKIWNSWADEKGDLGPVYGHQWRNWNSDEVDQLKEVIDTLKKNPNSRRMLISAWNPSVLPDTNISFSENVANGKAALPPCHAFFQFYVADGKLSCQLYQRSADIFLGVPFNIASYALFTMMIAQVCGYEAGEFIHTFGDAHIYNNHVDQLELQLSRDIRPLPKMKINPAIKDIEDFTFEDFELLDYNPHPHIKGAVAV; translated from the coding sequence ATGAAACAATATCACGATCTAGTAAAACACGTTTTAGAAAACGGAAACGAAAAAGGAGACAGAACAGGTACAGGCACAAAAAGTGTTTTTGGGTATCAAATGCGATTTGATTTAAGAGAAGGTTTCCCTATGGTAACCACAAAAAAGTTGCATTTAAAATCGATAATTTACGAATTGCTTTGGTTTATAAAAGGCGATACAAACATCAATTATTTAAAAGAGAATGGTGTAAAAATATGGAATTCTTGGGCAGATGAAAAAGGAGATTTAGGTCCTGTGTATGGGCATCAATGGAGAAATTGGAATAGTGATGAAGTAGATCAATTAAAAGAAGTAATTGATACTTTAAAGAAAAATCCAAATTCTAGAAGAATGTTAATTTCTGCTTGGAATCCTTCTGTCTTGCCAGATACCAATATTTCTTTTTCAGAAAATGTTGCCAATGGAAAAGCAGCTTTACCTCCTTGTCATGCATTTTTTCAATTTTATGTTGCTGATGGAAAATTATCTTGTCAATTGTATCAAAGAAGCGCAGATATATTTTTAGGAGTTCCTTTTAATATTGCTTCTTATGCGTTATTTACGATGATGATTGCTCAGGTTTGTGGTTACGAAGCAGGCGAATTTATCCATACTTTTGGAGATGCGCATATTTATAACAACCATGTTGATCAGTTAGAATTGCAATTATCTAGAGATATTAGACCATTGCCAAAAATGAAAATAAATCCAGCAATCAAAGATATTGAAGATTTTACTTTTGAAGACTTTGAGTTGTTGGATTACAATCCTCATCCGCATATAAAAGGAGCAGTTGCAGTTTAA
- a CDS encoding NupC/NupG family nucleoside CNT transporter, with translation MKKILLVIFCLLSLSIFSQSTDAVVAEIIPSQGFSFNSLWRGVLGMFALLVIAFLFSNNKKAIDWKKVGIGLALQLIIAIGVLKITFIQKIFEFIGGIFIEILEYTKAGSEFLFAGMVGDMNKFGYIFAFQVLPTIIFFSALTSLLFYLGIIQKIVKLLAIGLSKFLGISGMESLSVAGNIFLGQTEAPLLIKAYLEKMNKSEMLLVMIGGMATVAGAVLAAYIGFLGGGDKELELVFAKHLLAASVMAAPGAIVISKMLYPQTEEVNTDVTVSQEKIGSNVLDAIANGTTEGLRLAVNVGAMLLVFVAVIAMINGILGWVGDITTLNGWMAANTPYESFSLEAILGYIFAPLMWLIGVAVEDMALMGQLLGIKLAASEFVGYIQLAELKNMASVTHLTFNKSVIMATYMLCGFANFASIGIQIGGIGSLAPGQRKTLSEFGMKALIGGTIASLMSATIAGMIIG, from the coding sequence ATGAAAAAAATACTTTTAGTCATTTTTTGTCTTTTATCACTTTCAATTTTTTCTCAAAGTACAGATGCAGTTGTAGCAGAAATTATACCAAGTCAAGGATTTTCTTTTAATAGCTTATGGAGAGGAGTTTTAGGAATGTTTGCTTTGTTAGTGATTGCTTTTCTTTTTAGTAACAATAAAAAAGCGATCGATTGGAAAAAAGTAGGCATTGGTTTAGCATTGCAATTAATTATTGCAATAGGTGTTTTAAAAATAACTTTTATTCAAAAAATATTTGAATTTATTGGAGGAATTTTCATTGAAATTTTAGAATACACCAAAGCAGGAAGTGAGTTTTTATTTGCAGGAATGGTTGGTGATATGAATAAGTTCGGATATATTTTTGCTTTCCAGGTTTTACCAACTATCATTTTCTTTTCAGCATTAACATCTTTGCTTTTTTACCTAGGAATCATTCAAAAAATAGTAAAATTATTAGCGATTGGTTTGTCTAAGTTTCTAGGAATTTCAGGAATGGAAAGTTTATCTGTTGCAGGAAATATTTTTCTTGGTCAAACTGAAGCACCGTTATTAATTAAAGCGTATTTAGAAAAAATGAATAAATCTGAAATGCTTTTAGTAATGATTGGTGGAATGGCAACTGTTGCAGGTGCTGTTTTAGCTGCTTATATCGGCTTTTTAGGTGGTGGAGATAAAGAATTAGAATTGGTTTTTGCAAAACATTTGTTAGCAGCATCTGTTATGGCAGCTCCTGGAGCCATTGTAATTTCTAAAATGTTGTATCCACAAACAGAGGAAGTAAATACAGATGTAACAGTTTCTCAAGAAAAAATAGGTTCAAATGTATTAGATGCCATTGCAAACGGAACCACTGAAGGTTTACGTTTGGCTGTAAATGTTGGTGCTATGTTGTTGGTTTTTGTGGCTGTAATTGCCATGATTAATGGAATTTTAGGTTGGGTAGGAGATATTACAACTCTCAATGGTTGGATGGCTGCAAATACACCTTACGAATCATTTTCATTAGAAGCAATTTTGGGTTATATTTTTGCTCCATTAATGTGGTTAATAGGTGTAGCTGTTGAAGATATGGCTTTAATGGGACAATTGTTAGGAATTAAACTTGCAGCTAGTGAATTTGTGGGTTATATACAATTAGCAGAACTAAAAAATATGGCAAGTGTAACACACTTAACATTTAATAAATCCGTAATAATGGCAACCTATATGTTATGTGGTTTTGCAAATTTTGCTTCTATTGGAATTCAAATTGGTGGCATTGGTTCTTTAGCTCCTGGCCAACGTAAAACATTATCAGAGTTTGGAATGAAAGCCTTAATTGGGGGTACAATAGCTTCTTTAATGTCTGCAACAATTGCTGGGATGATTATAGGTTAA